From the genome of Deltaproteobacteria bacterium, one region includes:
- a CDS encoding Uma2 family endonuclease, whose translation MTDDAFFELCQINRQLRIERTAEGDLAIMPPAGGETGDKNAYVIAFLKIWSLQDTTGVAFDSSTGFILPNRAIRSPDAAWVKRERLAHLTPEQKKKFLPLTPDFVIELCSPSDTLRAVQEKMAEYMANGVRLGLLLDPQERCVYVYRPAVAVVRLESPSSVSAEPELPGFVLDLTHI comes from the coding sequence CGTTTTTCGAGCTCTGCCAAATCAATCGTCAACTACGCATTGAACGAACCGCAGAAGGAGACTTAGCCATTATGCCACCTGCAGGAGGAGAAACTGGAGACAAGAACGCGTACGTCATAGCATTCCTAAAAATTTGGTCGTTGCAGGACACTACGGGGGTGGCATTCGACTCTTCAACAGGGTTCATCCTTCCGAACCGTGCGATTCGCTCTCCGGACGCCGCATGGGTCAAACGCGAACGACTTGCGCACCTGACACCAGAACAGAAAAAGAAATTTCTCCCTCTCACCCCAGATTTCGTTATTGAATTGTGTTCCCCCTCTGACACGCTCAGAGCAGTGCAAGAAAAAATGGCAGAATACATGGCAAATGGGGTACGGCTCGGATTATTACTCGACCCGCAAGAACGATGCGTGTATGTGTATCGTCCCGCAGTGGCGGTTGTCCGTTTAGAAAGCCCTTCCTCAGTCTCCGCTGAGCCAGAACTCCCAGGGTTCGTGCTTGATTTGACACATATCTAG